Genomic DNA from Methanofollis sp. W23:
CCCGACGACGTACACCGATTTGCCCTGCTGCTGGTAGCGGTGGACGACGCGGGCGATCGCCTCGACCCCTGACTGGTCCCAGATATGCGAGTGCGAGAAGTCGATCCGCACCTGCTCGGGGTCGCCGGCATAGTCGAAGAGGTCCAGGAATGCCGCCATCGTCCCGAAGAAGAGCTGGCCCTTCACGGTGTAGACCTTCACCCCGTCCTCCCTCGTGGCCGCCGTCGCCGAGATGACCGAGATCTTCCAGCCGAAGATGAGGGCGGCAAGGATCACGCCGGCGATGACGCCCTTCGCAAGGTCGTGGGTGGCGACCACGATGGCGACCGTGAGGAGCATCACCGCCGCGTCCCCCCGCGGGATCTTGGGGAGATCGCGGATCGACTGCCACTCGAAGGTGCCGACCGCGACCATGACCATCACCCCGACCAGGGCGGCCATCGGGATCTGGGCGACGAGGTCGCCGAAGACGATGATGAGCACCATCAGGAAGACCCCGGCGACCAGGGTGGAGAGCCGGCCCGACCCCCCGGACTTGATATTGATCACCGACTGCCCGATCATGGCGCACCCGGCCATCCCGCCGAAGACCCCGGCGACACAGTTGGCAAGCCCCTGGCCCTGCACCTCCCGGTCCTTGTCGCTCCCGGTATCGGTCATCTCGTCGAGGATCGAGGCGGTGAGGAGGGACTCGATGATCCCGACGATGACGAGCGTCGCCGAGTACGGGAGGATGATGAGCAG
This window encodes:
- a CDS encoding SulP family inorganic anion transporter; its protein translation is MPITLNLPALKQAWVSNLRGDTLAGMTVALALIPEAIAFSIIAGVDPMVGLYASFCIAVVIAFAGGRPGMISAATGSMALVMVVLVRDYGLEYLLAATLLTGAIQVVLGRLKVGRFIRFIPYSVVLGFVNSLAILIFLAQVPFLLGGSPAVYVIAAATIATIVLLPRLTTAVPPALVAIVAATAAAIALDLDVLRVGGMGTITQALPAFHLPAVPLTLETLLIILPYSATLVIVGIIESLLTASILDEMTDTGSDKDREVQGQGLANCVAGVFGGMAGCAMIGQSVINIKSGGSGRLSTLVAGVFLMVLIIVFGDLVAQIPMAALVGVMVMVAVGTFEWQSIRDLPKIPRGDAAVMLLTVAIVVATHDLAKGVIAGVILAALIFGWKISVISATAATREDGVKVYTVKGQLFFGTMAAFLDLFDYAGDPEQVRIDFSHSHIWDQSGVEAIARVVHRYQQQGKSVYVVGLNPESQETLDRGFS